Within the Lacerta agilis isolate rLacAgi1 chromosome 15, rLacAgi1.pri, whole genome shotgun sequence genome, the region ATGCCACTGGTTCTGCCAGACAAAGCCACTGGGAGATGGGGAGCTCATCCCAACCTGGCATTTCTCACTTGCCGTTGTCTTCTTGCCTGAGAAATGGAAATGAGAGATAAGCAGTTTCCATTGAACTCTGTGACTGCAGCACAGTTGTGGGGCAACCAGCTTTCTGTGGGGAAAGTCAAGGTTCcaaggaggaggaacagggaaGTAAGAAAATACCTGGCGGAGGCAGCATTTTATAGTTGCCTATAAGGTCTGCTCCTGGCAAACAATATGCCAGTTCTGAAGCCAGGGTCATTTTCAGGGACCCTGAACAGCACAGAACAgcaatttatttctttatcatAATTATTTGGCCAACTTCTTTTATCACAATAATTTTCAGAGGGCCTGAAAACAGCCATAAAGAATAAAACCAAAGAGAATTCAAAGCCAGGCTACAGCCAACAAGtctcagctttttttaaaaaaaaaatggagcaaatatcttttaaaacaaacaacaaaacaccccAAAGATAGAAGTTTgtatgacttccggcggcgacgccatcgcgggcggtcgtgggttgcctcggcagcgaggcgacccaggccggcccggcggttggagccccgctaccgctaagcggggctccggtggggcgcgggaagagcgtcccgtgccctgggctccccggcgggcccgtaaaagctccgaacccttccctcgttccccctgtaaagggggagtgggggtgaagggacaacggagctgggccattaggggacatgccccaaccgggtcggcgaagcggcggctgccgctcgcgatgagcgacaacgttctccctgtAAGGATTGAAATTAAGGAAGCCCGGTGGCTGTGAGTACATGATTGGATTTGCATTTCgcttttaacgatccgggaggtttcatggaaaccttctttttaaaattgtggtctttgcgccctggctacagggaaaatggctgcgaaagattgtgactgagtggaaatttactggtactaagatggaaaagttctgaaattgaaactgtaatttgatacctatgcccgcttctgccatgctgggtttcgtttttgagttggttacgaaccatggattgactgatgaacaaaggattaatttcttgagactggaactgcttaatcaaaaattggtgatattgaaccgggatatggcagaaaagatatttcccacagaggagacttttcaggaaatggctgcattggaagagagccttggcaaagagctgaaggggatgatcgaagaacagagtaaaatggcttggcgactctggaaaaaagaaacgtcctttgggggtggcagacccaggacggggaagaTCTTTATATccaactctcgaggtgagagctcgggagtgttgGCGAAAAAATtaatatgtctacaaataaaagaagaatggtattttgaaccggagaagctggaagaagaggatgtgcATACCCTGacgctctatgcaaggactgttatggattttgtctggatctgtggacctACAAGGAAAGAGGACATCTTGAGGAGCGGCTCCGGAGTAAGACgggcaaagaaaatggacagaagggggatagggtgaactgtattaagggtaaagcaaaaatgatttattacggcaccctgaagccggtgtgtcgagactttaagtttttgaattagaaaagggatattttgatttttctttattagcagcagtttaagagaaagaagatgtttgttatgatctgatttaagaataatatgttaagatatggaatTCTGTGATGAATTAAtacgaagttataatatgatctgaTTTTAGTTAAGTTAAGAACTGGAATAATATTGTAACTAGAAAATAAGATTTtctaagaagaatgtttagttttgtactttttaaaatgaatttaatttttttagtatatgaagttattaaagtaatatttggaattggaaccgaaggagaaaaggcaggggaagtctaagccaaagattcgaccaagaaatttttttttttgtataagaagaagaattattggtatgtttgtatttgtttatttttagttggggtggggaagtgttgggttaatgttggtgatggtgttggattgtctgtttgttatggaaaaactaataaattcttataaaaaaaaagatataagtttgtatgcacacaaaagctcataccaagaataaacttaactggtctctaaggtgctaccgggaggattttttttattttttattttgttttgactatggcagaccaacacggctacctacctgtaagacttaccaaggcacacacaaaaattgggtgGGCCAGAGATATGTTGGATGAGACTCAGGAAATAAGATGCTTAGGGATGGAtgccaccaaagttgtgacaaccTAAACTAGGAAGGGGACAAGCAaaggaggatgccttcaccccattTCGGATCCCCTTTATTACATATACagcacaacaagacaatgaccCACCCCCACAACagtatatgaatcaatatggctgatctgacccaacaagccccacacaaacacacacacacacaaacaaaccacaatgcaACCAATCAAATGGAACCAACCAAGCTCTAATCTCTTGCAATGCCCATAAAAATAACCACATATATAACTAAGAGCCCTACCCatatgatgctgacacaaaaccctacaCAAACACTGTGCAATAAAACGAAATAACATTAACCTTTCCCTCAACCGCATGATGTCTATGGCAACAGTTTCTCATACTGAAAGCaaacgaactgtgaaaaagactctacGAATCAAAAGTGCAGATCCTATATGtacttctttgtttgtttatttgtttgttttgcaacacacacacacacacacacacacacttttaataaAGACTGATTGAAAGGAAGTCCAACTCACTTCCACAAGCTGCAACGCTTATGTCCCCAAATGCCTGCGGGATCTCAGCTCCAATGTTGGACCTTCAAAAGAGGGAAAACATCCATTAGGAAATCCAGGCCAGACTGTGTGTCCTCCCAAGAGGACTACTGGCTTCATCCCACCTTCTCCTGCACACACCTCAATGGCCTCTATGGGAAATGGAAGCCTGGCATAGGTGGATcattgtcaggggctgggcagaagaggaggagtggtggagactgcctccacatcctgacccttccaaggtagaggaagaggaagacaatatagatttacaacagtggtttgtgggaaatcacagctcagaggcagatgaggggggaagtggggaaataatgggagaggaggaggaggagcagctggctgacacgttgtcattagaaagcattccagaccctccatctcccagaacctggcgagccttagaTTTAGGAGAGCAAGGAGCTCAAAAACGGAGGGCACTAAGCGGCACtcatagaggaggtgatgatgatgacgaatgaggaagtggaagagtGGGGgttggagattcacttgggacaacaccattatccaagtgaatgggttctatagcctctctctgtaaagtttgaaataaaaaaggactaagaaacttttccttttctttatcctttcattttccccccatatatttttTAACTTCATCTATTTTACataacaaagaagaaagaagaagaagaaaaggggaaaggggaaagaagaagaagaagaagtaatggaaaagagagaaagaataaaaaataaaggaaaaccgggggggggggataaataaattTGACTCCCGATTAGACTCATTGTATTGTTGTTCCTATTATTGTTTTACACGGATTCAAattatcatttattttctttgttctcATAAAAATGGTTCctttttataaatgatttttattagattttccaattcaacaaccaaacaaaatcactttaaaatattccaaattatatttCGAATTAATTATACAAATATCAAATACTTCCAATATTCtaccaaattattaattttaattttaggacttcccatgcttcaaatttaAGGAGTTTCTGATCAACCATTTCCCGTTGCCATCCATTCCATTCCGATGTTTTCGCAGCCTCTGAGGTGTTCAAACAAGCAAgataaaacaaatcaaacaatgtTTTCTGTGTGGGTTGAAGTCCATAATCCGGCGGCGAcgacatcgcggagcggtcgtgggttgcctcggctgtgaggcgacccagtccgtcccgggggttggagccccgctaccgcaaagcggggctccgatggggtgcgggaagagcgtcccgcaccctgggctccccggctatgcccactatggctccgaacccttccctcgctccccctgtaaagggggagtgggggtgaagggaaaacggagccgggcttcaggggacatgccccaaccgggacgcgaagcggcggttgcccccgcgatgagcgttaacgttctacctgtcaaagttggagcttaagaatcccggtgtcgtgagtattggattggatctgtttttgcgctttgttgacgacctgggggacatttggaaagggagcctgcctttttcccctcgggagatagaaaataaccagctcaagagactgctgttacagcgatggctacaaagtatttaaaatttgacaagtgagacttttggatttccctttggggattaaacaggtggacagtatctctttttaaaatcttcgattcttgcgccctggattcagggaaaatggccgtgaaagacttggactgaatggaaagttactggcaagatggagaagtctgagaaccgaaactgcaatttgacacctatgcccgcttctgccatgctcggctttgtttttgatttggttatgaactgtgaaaggacccatgaagaaaggattattttattgagactggaactgctcaaccgaaaattggaaatattgaactgccatatgtcaaaaaagctatatcccacagaggagactgtacaggaaatggctgcattggaggagagccttggcacagaactgaaggggctgattgaacaacaggatgaaaaggtatggctactccggagtaaaggatcgtcttttgggggtggcagacccaggacggagaaaattgttatatctaactcccaaggtgagagcttgggagcgaaggtgagaactttatgtttatgtctacaaataaaagaagaatgtgatgatgaaccggagaggctgggagaaaaggcgcgtaccctgatgttctatgcaaggactattttggatttagtctggatctgtggttatgtaaagaaaaaggatacttcgaggagcagctctggagcaagacgaccaaagaaaatggacagaagggggatagggtgaacgataCTAAGGTGTAAAggcaaagaatgtattatggtaacctgaaaccggtgtgtcaagattttaggcttttagagaaagaaaagaggtattttaaatttttgttattaacagcagttatagtgaatgaagatatttgttatgatgtatattgaaaataaggggataagaactagaatcctgtgtggaattaatatgaagttataacatgttttgatttatgttaagttaagaatgggaaaatattgtttattatgaaacaggatttgttaaaaagaagcttttgaattttaatttttagatatttggattttttaagattatgatggcataagatgttattaaagtaatatttgggattggaaccgaaggtgaaaaggcaggggaagtctgtaccaagattcgaccaagaactttttttttttttacagcataagaagaagaattattggtatttgtgtatttgtttatttctagttgggggtgggtcaatgtgggtgttatatttgtatgttgtttgttgtaaaaccaataaattcttataaaaaaaaagaagaagtccatAATCCGCTTCCAAAAATCGCATTGCCCCTTGTCTCACTGGTATTCTTATTCAATCCAAAAGTCTGATCATAGGCAGTGGCCATCTTGACTCAGTCACAATGAAATCCAAACATAGTTTTTATGGCTTTTCCCACCCGCCTGCTTTACACTTGAACCTTTTCAGGAGAGGTTTGCCAATATTATTGAAAGTTCGTAAATTTTAAGTTATTTTTGAGGCTTGCTTCTCCCTGTGGTTCAGTGTTACGCAGCCCGGATTTTATCTTCCAACATGGCGAATTTCCCAATTAAGCTGTGTCATTCCTCATGGAGCAAGAGATTTTCTGGGAAACCATCCAAAATTCTCTAAAGATAAATCAACCAGTGGCCAAGGGGTTCTGTCTGTGCCAAAATCAACAATGTGAACTACTTTTTATCCTCTTCCGATAAATCAAAGATATATTTCCTTATTAAATAGGGACAGTGCTATTGTATATCCAAAATTCTCTAAAGATAAATCAACCAGTGGCCAAGGGGTTCTGTCTGTGCCAAAATCAACAATGTGAACTGCTTTTTATCCTCTTCCGATAAATCAAAGATATATTTCCTTATTAAATAGGGACAGTGctattgtatattattttcagagttcatccacaatgatcaagcaggttttttgccAGGAAGGCACCTGAatggaaatataagaaatatagtGGATGTACTTGAAAGATTGGAAAAGAGAAGCAATAgaagagctattttgatgtttgttgatgcggagaaggcctttgataatatttcttggagttttatgaagcaAAATTTctataaaatggagatgggaagTAATTTCATGaatggaataaatgcaatataccATGAACAGAAAGCAAAGATAATTGTTAATAATGTGGTATCAGAAGAAATAagaattgagaagggaacaagacaagggtgcccgtTATCCCCATTGTTAttcatcacggtcctggaggtccttttaaatatgattaGGCGGAATGAAgctattaaaggaataagagtgggggagagagagtatTAAGTAAGAGCCTTTGCAGATGGCCTGGTTTTAACCCAACAAGAccctgaaaatagtgcagtgtgTGCACTAGAAACAATTCAACATTTTGGGCAGGTTGCAGGTTTCAAACTGAATAAGactaaaaccaaagttttaactaaGAATATGACCAAAGAAGAGTGTACGAGATTGCTTTACCTACTTGTTCTGTTTTCAATTTCCCCTTTCATTCTTCGCCTTTTGGATCATCTCAACCCCCAGCTGCACCTTTTCTATTGATATAGAAAATACGGATCAAATGGAAGTGTTGATGAGCCCATAGACAATCAACTTGCCCTGTTGGCATATACTACCAGCACCTCacacaaacaagaaaaagaagaagaagaagaagaagaagaagaagaagaagaagaagaagaagaagaagaagaagaaaagaattccCTGGGTCTCATTGCCAGTGAAATAAGGGAAACGTGGCAAGCAAAGGTGAAAAAGCACCTCTGTGCAGACTTTGTTCTCAGGCAATTTTTGGGAAGGTTTTTGTTAATACTCATCTATCTCAGGCATTTTTCTGTTGCCTTCCAATTGCCCAGGAGCACAAATGAACAGTTCAGTACTGTCCTCATGTAAGATATTTGcatattgaaaagaaaagaatgtacCTGTCAAAAAGTCTCTTTTCCAGGGCTGTGAGATATGAGATGGGTGTGTTGTAGGACTTCAGCGAAACCAAAGCTTCACAAGACACATTCTTTGGTTTCACGCAGTAGAAGGACTCCTTGTCTCTCCTGTCCAGATACTCACACAGTTCTTCTTTTGTTGCTAAATGAAAACCACAATCGCTGAAGACATTCAATGTTCCGTTTAAAAACCTGCCCCTGAAACCTATTTTGTTGTAGCCTCTCTTCCTCGCAGCCCACAGTGCAGAAACTCCTTCACTGGGATTGATGAGCCAGAAAGATGCTCTGACTTTGCCCTCCCAAAATAAAGTGAAATTGACCAGGTACGTCCCATTCTTATGGTCCTCAATATGCCCAGATGCTCCGGCCTGATGGCTTGAAGAGTAGATCCTCGCTTGTAAGAAGTCTCCTCCGTACTCCTTTCTGTTCCCCAAGTGGTTGTACAAATCCAGTCGAACTATCAAGGGATCTCCAATGCAATAAGAATCCTTGGGGTTTAATATGGTGGCTTTGCTGTTCTTGGCACTTGTGGTGATATTTATATCCGTGAAAGATACATTGGGCATCAGCTGGTCTAGTTTCTTGAGGATACCTCTTATGTCTTTTTCTGCCCATTCCATCCCACTATGGCTTGGGACTGGCGAAGTCGTCCTTCTGTTATCTTTGATTGAATAAGTTTTTGTTAAAAGAACGCAAATACCTTAAACACACTTGTGATACTAAATAATATAACTGCATCATATTGTACATTATTCATTATATTGTACCACGAAATTTCATATCTGCTATTTACATTTCTCAAAGCCTAAAAGGTCTTTATCCAGTTATTGACCAGAGTTGTCTGTTACCACTTTActgtgggggggcggggggagggagagatgtgcCTTCTTTATTGAAATGATATGAATGCTTTGCAATATGGTTTCAAATGCTCTCTTTGAAATAATGCCTTTTGtggttatgatttttttttaaataaaataaaatccttaccAACTTCTGTAGCAACATGAATCCTTTCCCCTTGCCCCATGAGACCTCCGAAGATGGCAATCTGGAGCATTCAGTGAGAAAGAAATTATTACAAGCGTTCACAAGAAGAGTGTGTAGCTCAGTAGTATGTTTTTCTTGCAGAAGCTCCTAGTCCAATTCTGGGCTTTCCAATCTCAAAAAGGATCAAATAACACCCCTGTGAAGGGAAAGACTTTAGATTGAGCAGGGGTCTAGCGAGGGGGGGTGTAGGAggtgggccgccccatgttccaggggagggggagtgacactTTGGCCGGGCCACGGGGCGGTGCGGCCTTGCCTCACAGCCTTCTCTCAAACCTGCTCGGCAGCCTGCGCGTGAtggagcggctagctacgcccctgacattgagatcctggagagccactgtctgtCAGAATTGGTGATATTGACCTagaatagatggaccaacagtctgacttacTTAGTATGAGAAAGCTTCCTATAAATACTCTGTGGGTATTCAAGAGATTTTGAACCTTGAACCAAAGGTTCCTACTGATTCCTCCTCTATATCTGCTcagttttggtgttgttgtttattacCCACTAGGCAGTAAATGGGCAGCTAAAGCCCTAGTTAAAAGGGTTTAAGAAAACTTTGTTGATAAAATAAGGCATGCAGCTTCACGGCAATGCCAATCGCACAATCTCTCCTtctccattttaaaaacattttcaagtCCTTACTAACACAATATTTGTTGTAATCATGTCCCCAGAGAAACATAAAACTATTAATCAATTATAGACCTTTTTTGTACCACTTTCTTGGTTGGCCAACCATTTATTTTTTAGATACAGAAAACGGAGTGAGGATTCCAACCTTGGTCTCAGTTCTGTGAAAAGTGTAGCTGATGATGATAATCGCTCCCAGTACAAAGACCAAGAATGCTGCTGGCTTCATGGTAGGAACGAAATGTGCTCTGGTCACCTCTGTGAAAGAAGCAGAGGGGTTTCCCATCAATCACCACCACTTTTTATTTCTAGTTTTCCACAGAACTTTGCATCAGAAGCATATTCAACCGGATCTTGTTGGAAACCTAGTGAGAAACACTTAGACCACTAGCATATAAATATTACTGTGACAACAGGAATGCAATTAATAGAACAGCGTCTCTTCCTTCTTGCATTCTTACAGACTTAGGGTGCAATCCTTGTATTTTCTGCAAATCAAAAAAGGAAAGACTTACTTTAGGGGTTCACATAGAGAGActttatcttcttctgagtggaAACAACATCACATCCTCAGGTGAAAAGAAATCCCCTGCCACCCTCACAATAGGCAGTTGGTGCTGAAAATGGCATCATTCAAGAGGGCAACTCAGGAAACCAGTACCTAACCTGAAATTGTCTGTATAATGATCACCGTGAATAGAAACAGTGTAGGGAGTGCAGGATCCAAATGGAACTGGATTTTGAGCAAAACCAATGGCATAGGCTTTGTTGAcctaactctctctctttttgcagcaACCACAAATAATGAGGAACGCCTCTGGAGCTGATTCTCcctcagccacttaaccccttgtTCCCCAAGATTGTTCTCATATAGCATTTTCTGTAAGCTTCTTCCCATCTCTTCCAGCCTGCCAGTCTGCAAACCTGCTACGTAGCAGGGTCTGCTCACACAAGGGCCTTTTTTCGCacagggctttcttggtagtggcacccaccctgtggaatgccctcccaccagatgtcaaagagaaaaacaactaccagacctttagaagacatctgaaggcagccctatttaatgtttaatggattattgcattttaatgttctgttggcagctgcccagagtggctgggggaacccagccaaatgggcggggtataaataataaattattattattattattattattattattattattattattattattattatttccccttccAGTCCTTAGCCCAGGATCTGGTTCCATTCCTGAGAACAGAAAGGAAAGACGGGGCTAGTTTCAGAGTTTGGTTCATAAACTGCACCCAGCCTTTGGAAAAAGTAATGACAGTTTGCTTTAGAAGTGGGTGATAGAGCATATTGTAATGACCCCAAAGTCTAAAATCTCTTCTGAACAAATTGTCCTTTGTTTGTGTTCTGGGAGAAATCAACCTCAATAAATTATGGGGGAACCAGCTTACTACGAAAAGCAAAGGGGCATATCCAAGTTTGTCTAGCAAACAGGAACTTGATGCTATCCAAGAC harbors:
- the LOC117059962 gene encoding NXPE family member 4-like isoform X1; protein product: MKPAAFLVFVLGAIIIISYTFHRTETKIAIFGGLMGQGERIHVATEVDNRRTTSPVPSHSGMEWAEKDIRGILKKLDQLMPNVSFTDINITTSAKNSKATILNPKDSYCIGDPLIVRLDLYNHLGNRKEYGGDFLQARIYSSSHQAGASGHIEDHKNGTYLVNFTLFWEGKVRASFWLINPSEGVSALWAARKRGYNKIGFRGRFLNGTLNVFSDCGFHLATKEELCEYLDRRDKESFYCVKPKNVSCEALVSLKSYNTPISYLTALEKRLFDRSNIGAEIPQAFGDISVAACGSKKTTASEKCQVGMSSPSPSGFVWQNQWHPVFCNVSTFNTLERINTCLERKLIYLLGDSTVRQWIEYLTKRVNTLKYLDSHGTGKHRNLIAVDMARNIQIQWKKHNHPLVTALEYMVRDHNYVAREIDLVAGDKDTVVVIGLGQHFRAFPIELFIRRAINAREAIQRLLLRSPDTKVIIKGENTREVSIEQEIFGDFHGYAQHLALKDIFRDLKVGFIDAWDMTVAYGMNILHPPDHVVGNQIDMFLTYIC
- the LOC117059962 gene encoding NXPE family member 4-like isoform X2 translates to MGQGERIHVATEVDNRRTTSPVPSHSGMEWAEKDIRGILKKLDQLMPNVSFTDINITTSAKNSKATILNPKDSYCIGDPLIVRLDLYNHLGNRKEYGGDFLQARIYSSSHQAGASGHIEDHKNGTYLVNFTLFWEGKVRASFWLINPSEGVSALWAARKRGYNKIGFRGRFLNGTLNVFSDCGFHLATKEELCEYLDRRDKESFYCVKPKNVSCEALVSLKSYNTPISYLTALEKRLFDRSNIGAEIPQAFGDISVAACGSKKTTASEKCQVGMSSPSPSGFVWQNQWHPVFCNVSTFNTLERINTCLERKLIYLLGDSTVRQWIEYLTKRVNTLKYLDSHGTGKHRNLIAVDMARNIQIQWKKHNHPLVTALEYMVRDHNYVAREIDLVAGDKDTVVVIGLGQHFRAFPIELFIRRAINAREAIQRLLLRSPDTKVIIKGENTREVSIEQEIFGDFHGYAQHLALKDIFRDLKVGFIDAWDMTVAYGMNILHPPDHVVGNQIDMFLTYIC